Within the Rhodopirellula bahusiensis genome, the region CCGAAAGTTGTCACGCGATTTGGTTTGGGAGATTCGCTTCAGATCTTTTGTCGATGGTGAGGCAACCAACGCCAATCTGCCTTGATCGCTGACTGGTAGCTCTCCGAACGTGGTGAATGACGCGGTCATGTCGATCCAGGTTTCGTTCAAGCCCTCTTGCGTGGGGATATAGACCATCGCGTGATCAAACGCGTTCAGACCCGGAGCTTCCGCAACCAAGTCGGTGGCTGTTTGGGTGTTGAGCAGCGCGACATACGCTTCCATGTCCAGCTCTCGCAACACGGCCACCATCAAGCACGCTTGGTCCTTGCAGTCTCCGTAACGTCTTCGCATGGTGTCGATGGGACGAGCCGGTTGGATCGCGGCGACGCCAAACTCAATTCCGGTGTACCGGATGGATTGCAAAATTTTTGTGCAGGCGGCTTCGACCAGCTTGAGACGATCGCTTGGGGCGTTTTCCTGCTGCCAGGAACGCTTCACTTCGTCCGGCAAAACGCCGAGCACTTCACCGGCAATTTGCTGGTTCACCATCTCGTGGTAGTACTCGGCGATGTCGGACCATGATTCGCCGGTGCAATAGGTGACGTAGGAGATCGCCGATTGATCCGAGGGCATGTAGTCCCAAAGAGCCTCGATTGGTTTGGGATCTGTCTGCTTGAGGCTCCAAACTTTTTCGTCACCGTCCTGCCGGATGTCCACGGGTGTCGATTTGCCAACACAGTGCAACTGAAGAGCGATGGACGAATCGACTCGGACTTCGTTGTACATGCTGTGGCATCGGGAGAAACGTTCCCAGACGGCGTGACCTACGATTCCGATCGGGCAGAACGAAGTGTGTTCGGCCGTGATCACTTCCGTCTCAATGACAGCTCCAATCGAAACAGCGGGAAGCGGGGCCGTCAAAACACGGGTGTCTGTGTAGACCTGGTTTTGCACATTGGAGCCGGAGGATTCCGTGATCGTCGCGGGATCCAGGTCGTGGACGACTCCATCACGCGTGATCACTCGTGCCCGCATCGTGGGTTTTTCCTCCAACCACGGAGTCCAGGCGACACTCAGGCTGGCACGCATGTCCACGTCATCTCGCGACAAGATGCGATAGACCCGTCGTGTTGTTTTCGTCACCCGGTGGTCGGCAGAAATTCGGATCCGCTCGTCCCATGCCAAGTACTCGTTGACGTCGTCGTCCGAACGAGGAAGCTTTTCCGCCGCCGCCAAGATCGTTTCAGCAGATGCCTCGAAGATGTCGCCCGCCCAGGGCAGCTCCACTTCCGTTTCGTCCGCGTTCGCGATGCCATTCCAACTTGCGGTAACCGAGAAGGAAGCAAGCCAAACAAGAGCGAGAAATGAATGCGGCGGTTGCATGAGCGATGAATTCCACGGAGCGAGATGGCATGAAAATGCCAAGAGTCTAATCCATGGCCGCAGACGGGGGGCGGATTCTTCACGGGTAGTGGTGGACGGAATCGAAGCACGCGGGTTGATTGAATTCTCTGTACCGTTTGTATCAGTCGCGGACGATTTCGGATCAAGCGAACCGGTGCGTGATTGCTGACATCTTCGACAGCGAATCGGCTTGGTAGCGGCGACAATCCAGTTCGCAGCAACCAAGTCCAGGATCAAGGGCCCACGATCAAGACAACTCAGTTATCGCGATGAAGGAACGTCGTCGTAGCGGAATGTCGTGAGCCATCCGATGCATCACCCACCGGACGGCTCGCGCCACTCCGCTAATAGGTTGCTGGACTCGTGATCGACTCGAACGACGACAGCGGCATTTCGAGATATCATGCGGGGAAAGCTGTCACGAGTGCGAGGAAGGAAGCTGGGTTTTGAATCTGAAACAAATCGTTGAGGCCACGGATACAAAGGCGGGCCTCGTCTTTGACTTGACCATGCAGGCGTTGATCGTTGTCTCACTGGTCGACTTTTCGATCGAGACGCTGCCTGGATTGTCTGACGAAACTCGCAGACTGTTGTGGTTCGTTGAGGCAGCGACGGTGATCCTTTTCACCGCGGAATATCTCCTGCGGTTGTTCGTGGCGGATCGAAAGATTGGGTTCGTGACGAGCTTCTTTGGTGTGATCGACCTACTGGCGATTTTGCCGTTCTACCTGGCGTTGGGTTTCGACCTTCGATCGATGCGTGCGTTTCGTTTGCTTCGGCTCTTTCGAATTTTCAAGCTCGCGAGATACAACGCGGCGGTACGGAGGTTTCACCGAGCGTTGTTGATCGCTTGGGAAGAGCTCGTGCTATTTGGAACTGTCGCCGTGATTGTGTTGTACCTCGCGGCCGTCGGTATCTATCACTTTGAAAACGCCGCTCAGCCGGACGCCTTCGCATCTGTCTTTCATTCGCTTTGGTGGGCCGTCGCGACTCTCACCACGGTGGGATACGGCGATGTCTATCCCGTGACCGTCGGCGGTCGAATTTTCACGTTTGTCGTTTTGATCGTTGGACTGGGCGTCGTGTCGATTCCCGCGGGACTCATCGCATCCGCACTGTCCCAGGCCAGAGAAGCTGACGAATCAGTCGGTCGATGAGTCTCGGACCAAGCCACCCGGGACATCATCATCGCAATCGTTGAAAGTCGATCTTCTTGATGCGGGTTGTTCTCGGTTACAATGGATGGACGCTCAACAAGGGAGAACCAGATGGCAGACGAGATTTCGATCGACGACGCCCAATGGCATCTGAAAGACCTGATCGCAGGTCTGGCTCCGGGTGCGGAGTTGGTGATTACCGATGACGACAAACCGGTCGCTAAATTGGTCTCCGAGCAAAAGAAGCCAGCCGAGTTTCGTAAACCTGGGCTAGGCAAAGGCATGATCTCGATCATCAGTGAGGATGACACACACCTAGATGACTTTGCTCCCTACATGCAATAGAGGCGTCATTCAGTGAGAGTCTTGCTTGACACTCATGCGTTGTTTTGGTTCCAGTGAGCGGGAACGTATCGGAGACGCGTGTAGCGGATGAAACTACCGGAGGTCAAACGAATCTCGAAAGCGATGTACAACCCGGCGAGAAGCAGGATCGAGTAGAAGTGCGAAAGCACGTTGAGAACAAAATCCCGAATGGGGCGACGACCGGAACGAACGATCGGAGCGGTGGCCTACCGATCGACTTTCACCCCTCGAAAGAAGTTGGCTACCCGCTTGCGGACAGCCTGAACCGGGCTCGAAAGCCCGGCGGTATTCCTGCCGTTTCAGAGCGACCAAACGCTGATGTTTGAAGCGGTTTGGCGGTAGGCTTTGCTCTGAACGCAAACCTGAGCGTTGCAAAAAGCGGCGGGACTATTCGTTGGCTGAGGTTTCCCAGCATTCCGATGTCATCAGCTGAACGGCGGCGTCTCGAAGTGTTTCGTAGAGGTCTTTCAAGTCGCCGGGGAATATCTGAAGCCGATTCCCTTTGATGAGCACTGAACCCTCGTAGTTCTCTAGTTTTGTGGTTACGCGGCCGCCTGCGTGCGAAATCGAGTTGCGAATTTCTCTTGCGTCTGTGATTTGCCGGGCAAACCAGCACCTTTGGATTGTTGGTTCACCGAAGGCTTGGCGAAACTGCCTCTTGAACTCTTTCTGATCTCGCACCGTCACCGGCTGACCATTCAACGCGGCCGAAATCATCGAGGTGACGAAATTCTCGAACGCGACGTAAATGGCAACGAAGCTGAGCTCCATGGTGCGATGCAAGCCCATGACGAAAGGATGGAGGGTCAAATAATTTTCCCACACGGCTTCGGTGCTAAGTACCGGCGGTAGCGATTCGTCGTTCTCACGCAGTTTGCGGGCGATGTCTGTCAGTTCTTTCTGCAATCTTAGTCGCAACTTTTTGCCTCTCGCGACAGCGGGAACGCGATCAGCCAATGCGACGACCAGCATGTCGATCCTCTGGGATGTTCTTTCCGGATCGTAACCGCCGCGAATGTATCCATCCAGCGAATCTGAAACCGCACCGGGAAGCAAACTCGGCAACGCGGCTGCGTAAGATGTCGCTCTCCAGTCATAGACGAGCTGTAGGACGGGCTGGGTGATCCGCGTATTCGCCGTGGCAATCGAGTCGGCTTTGTG harbors:
- a CDS encoding ion transporter, with protein sequence MNLKQIVEATDTKAGLVFDLTMQALIVVSLVDFSIETLPGLSDETRRLLWFVEAATVILFTAEYLLRLFVADRKIGFVTSFFGVIDLLAILPFYLALGFDLRSMRAFRLLRLFRIFKLARYNAAVRRFHRALLIAWEELVLFGTVAVIVLYLAAVGIYHFENAAQPDAFASVFHSLWWAVATLTTVGYGDVYPVTVGGRIFTFVVLIVGLGVVSIPAGLIASALSQAREADESVGR
- a CDS encoding type II toxin-antitoxin system Phd/YefM family antitoxin, which translates into the protein MADEISIDDAQWHLKDLIAGLAPGAELVITDDDKPVAKLVSEQKKPAEFRKPGLGKGMISIISEDDTHLDDFAPYMQ